GGAGTTCCCGGCCACACCAAAGCCAAGCGATGAGCTGAATGAATCCCAATCGCGCATATTCGGCATCTATCGTTCTTTGATAGCGTTGCGCAAGGCCAACCCGTGGCTGGCTCGGGCGCGCACGAAGTCAACGCTGCTGCAAAACCGTCATTACACTTACGAATCCAAAGGTGAGCATGGCGAGACGCTCAGCGTCGATCTCCAGCTCGACCCACATCCGCGAGCAGACGTGCATCTATCCAACAGTTCCGTGCTGAGCTTCGCCATGTAGTCCCACACGGTTCCCTGTTTCCAAGACTTGCATGTGGATTCAGGGAATGACCAAGCCTTTGAGGAAGTATGCGGATATGCAGATCACGATAAGCGTGAGCATGTTGACCGCGTTATTGCTGGCGTATGCAATGCCGACCGTTGCGCGCTGCCGAGGATATGCCGGCGCATCCATGAGTTCGCCCCTGCTGTCCGCGAAACGCTGCTGAATCGTTGAACCCAACGCACTATCGATAAGCGTTCCAAAGAAGCCGAGAACGAGAACAAAAAAGAATCCGCGAATTCCATACTGACCGGCACTGGGTATGGCGAGCAAGGCGCTTCCCACGATTCCGGCCGCGACGCCCAAAAGCGTGACACCGCCTGAAGTACCGTTGGGCACAGACTTGAGGTTGATCAGATTCAGCACTTTGCCGCTGCTGAGCATGCCGATTTCTGAAGAAAATGTGTCGGCGCAAGCAGCAGCGAAAACGCTGAAACAAATCAGCGCCGCAGTGTTCGTGTTCTGCGAGAAATGTGAAACCCATAAGGCAACGCAGGCAGGAAGCGAATTGCATAGGACCTGCTTCCAATTTCTGGCACCAGTATCGGCCTGACGACTTTCGCCCTTCCTCTTTCTTGAATTGCTAATTTTCGACACCATCGAACCGGCAACGAAGAACAGCAGGAGACTTCCGGCCACCCAGATTGAAGAGAATGCATAGAGCGTGGCAGCGGTGAGTTCGGCAGCAACGATTCCATCCGCCGTGATTGCCGATTTGCGAAAGGCATAGATCAGGATGGCGAGTGCCACAAGCAGATAGAGTGTCATGCCAATGGATCCATAGCGTAGCAGCAGCGAGGCAAAGAGACCTGTGGCAATCGGGACTGAAAGATTGTCGCACCCGTGCTTTCCGGTGAGTTCAACGAATGCGGCAAAAATTCCAGTCGCCAATGCAATCAGTATCGATTCGGCAATGAAAATGCGCATTGATACGCTGTCGCCGTATTGCCAGCTATAGAAGGTCGTTTTGAGGTCGCTGTGCAGTTCGGGAATCAGCGCGATGCAGGCCAGGGTTACGAGAAATGCTGCGACGGCAACGGTTATGCTGCCTTCAAGGGATTTCTCCCGCGCAAAGGAGAAGGGGTGGTGCTTGCCCCAGCGTCCACCAACCAGTGAGGCGAAGCCATCGCCATACGCCATGGTGAGCAGACCGATGAAGGCCAGTTCCTTCCAGCCAAGCAAGTAGGCAGCCGAGCTGAGAGCGAACATGCTGAACGCATAATATACGGTGCCAAGATTCTCATGCTCTCGCGTCATGGCCTTGAAGAAATGGAAGCGAATGCTCAGTGCGTTCACGATAATGAAGGTGAAGGGCACCAAGGCAACCGCCCACAGCGATGTGAAGAAGGGCGTGATGAACACCCAGTTGCCAACCAGGATATGCACAAGCTTGCGAGAATATTCGCTGCGACCGCCCTGAATGCGTGCAACGAGAGTCGCCAAGCCCAGCACCAGCAGAATGTATGCCAGTGAAATGGCCAGACTCACTATATTTTCCATGATGCTTTCTCCCGTAGCTGGATTTCGGAAACGATGCGCAGACGCGTTGCCTTGCTGGTATAGCAACGTCTGGTGAAGCAGTCATACGACTGATCGCGAACTGCCTGCTCAATGGCCTGATAGAGTTTTGCCGCAACGATGAGGGGCATGCGAGCGGACTTATGGAAGTGGTCGATATAACGCTCATACGGCAGATAGTACTGATCGGCAAGGGTTGCAAGCCGTTCCCACAATGATACAAACGCCTCGGGTATTGCCTCGGGTTGTGCATCATTCCTGCCGTGAGCGAGCGAGACGAGAAGATCTCGCGTAATGCCATACGATTCAAGCAGATCATGAGGAATGTAGACACGATTGCGCTCGCGGATATCTTCTCCCACATCGCGCAGAATATTGGTGATCTGCATGGCGATGCCCAATTTTTCGCACGCCTCGATGAAATCCGCATCGAGAAGGGCATGCCTGTCATTCACGAGAATCGGAACCAGCACGATGCCGACTGAAGCTGCGACCAGACGTGAATATTCGATGAGTTCGTGAGTGGATGTGATGTCATGGAAGTCCGCGTCCATTCGTTGCCCTTGAATCTGCATCAGGAGTCCACGCTTCTGCACGCCATACCGCTGAACGCTGGCGACGAATGCCGGCCACCACGCCAGCGTGGGAGCGATGAGTGCACTGGGACTTTTACGGTTCGGACTGTCGTCTTGAGAGTCAGAGTGAACATTGTTGCCGTCCGTACTCATTGGGGTACCTCTGAATGGTGCCGATTCAAAGAGTGTGCGGACTGACGCTTCCAGATCGTCGAGCTTCGGCAGAACGGCGCTGCCTCCTTCGTCTACCAGATCATCGGCATAACGGCAGAAAGCGTAGACCGCAGTTACGGCCTGAAAGCGGTCTTCTGGCAGTCTCTTGAAAGCCTGATAGAAGCTTACGGCCTGTGTCTGCATGATTGAGCGAGCTGCCTCGAAGGATTGTTCCAAGGTAATCGAAGAGGATTCCGCGTCAGCATCTATTGAAAAGTCGGGT
This Bifidobacterium sp. WK041_4_12 DNA region includes the following protein-coding sequences:
- a CDS encoding DUF92 domain-containing protein; translated protein: MENIVSLAISLAYILLVLGLATLVARIQGGRSEYSRKLVHILVGNWVFITPFFTSLWAVALVPFTFIIVNALSIRFHFFKAMTREHENLGTVYYAFSMFALSSAAYLLGWKELAFIGLLTMAYGDGFASLVGGRWGKHHPFSFAREKSLEGSITVAVAAFLVTLACIALIPELHSDLKTTFYSWQYGDSVSMRIFIAESILIALATGIFAAFVELTGKHGCDNLSVPIATGLFASLLLRYGSIGMTLYLLVALAILIYAFRKSAITADGIVAAELTAATLYAFSSIWVAGSLLLFFVAGSMVSKISNSRKRKGESRQADTGARNWKQVLCNSLPACVALWVSHFSQNTNTAALICFSVFAAACADTFSSEIGMLSSGKVLNLINLKSVPNGTSGGVTLLGVAAGIVGSALLAIPSAGQYGIRGFFFVLVLGFFGTLIDSALGSTIQQRFADSRGELMDAPAYPRQRATVGIAYASNNAVNMLTLIVICISAYFLKGLVIP
- a CDS encoding phytoene/squalene synthase family protein, yielding MSDGHDDNNRHAADDAPKQATPDFSIDADAESSSITLEQSFEAARSIMQTQAVSFYQAFKRLPEDRFQAVTAVYAFCRYADDLVDEGGSAVLPKLDDLEASVRTLFESAPFRGTPMSTDGNNVHSDSQDDSPNRKSPSALIAPTLAWWPAFVASVQRYGVQKRGLLMQIQGQRMDADFHDITSTHELIEYSRLVAASVGIVLVPILVNDRHALLDADFIEACEKLGIAMQITNILRDVGEDIRERNRVYIPHDLLESYGITRDLLVSLAHGRNDAQPEAIPEAFVSLWERLATLADQYYLPYERYIDHFHKSARMPLIVAAKLYQAIEQAVRDQSYDCFTRRCYTSKATRLRIVSEIQLREKASWKI